Proteins encoded within one genomic window of Sphingomonas cannabina:
- a CDS encoding electron transfer flavoprotein subunit beta/FixA family protein, with amino-acid sequence MKVLVPVKRVLDYNVKPRVKADGTGVDLANVKMSMNPFDEIAVEEAIRLKEKGVATEIVAVSIGEAKAQETLRTALAMGADRAILVQTEEKVEPLGVAKILKAIADEEQPGLIILGKQAIDDDNNQTGQMLGALTGWGQGTFASKVEVAGETVKVTREVDGGLETVELKLPAIVTTDLRLNEPRYASLPNIMKAKSKPLATKSPADYGVDVSPRLTTLKVVEPAKRTAGVKVADVDELVTKLKALGVAK; translated from the coding sequence ATGAAGGTCCTAGTGCCGGTCAAGCGCGTGCTTGACTACAACGTGAAGCCCCGCGTGAAGGCGGACGGGACGGGGGTCGACCTCGCCAACGTCAAGATGAGCATGAACCCCTTCGACGAGATCGCCGTCGAGGAGGCCATCCGCCTCAAGGAAAAGGGCGTGGCGACCGAGATCGTCGCGGTCTCGATCGGCGAGGCGAAGGCGCAGGAGACGCTGCGCACCGCGCTGGCGATGGGCGCCGATCGCGCGATCCTGGTGCAGACCGAAGAGAAGGTCGAGCCGCTGGGCGTCGCCAAGATCCTGAAGGCGATCGCCGACGAGGAGCAGCCGGGCCTGATCATCCTCGGCAAGCAGGCGATCGACGACGACAACAACCAGACCGGCCAGATGCTCGGCGCGCTGACCGGCTGGGGCCAGGGCACCTTCGCCTCCAAGGTCGAGGTCGCGGGCGAGACCGTGAAGGTCACCCGCGAGGTCGACGGCGGCCTCGAGACGGTCGAGCTCAAGCTGCCGGCGATCGTCACCACGGACCTGCGCCTCAACGAGCCGCGCTATGCGTCGCTCCCCAACATCATGAAGGCCAAGTCCAAGCCGCTCGCGACCAAGTCGCCCGCCGACTATGGCGTCGACGTGAGCCCGCGCCTGACCACGCTCAAGGTGGTCGAGCCGGCGAAGCGCACGGCGGGCGTCAAGGTCGCCGACGTCGACGAACTGGTGACGAAGCTCAAGGCTCTGGGAGTGGCGAAATGA
- the sucC gene encoding ADP-forming succinate--CoA ligase subunit beta produces the protein MNIHEYQAKELLAKFGVPVPAGYAAMSVEEAVAASKKLPGPLYVVKAQIHAGGRGKGKFKELPPEAKGGVRLAKTEDEVRTAATEMLGNTLVTIQTGEHGKQVNRLYVTDGVDIAKEFYLALLVDRATGRVAFVVSTEGGMDIETVAHDTPEKIHTFDVDPATGFMPHHGRAVAKALGLTGDLAKQAQSLAGKVYQAFLGTDASQIEINPLAVTDDGKLMVLDAKVGFDSNASFRHKDLMELRDETEEDPMELEASKYDLAYIKLDGDIGCMVNGAGLAMATMDIIKLNGMFPANFLDVGGGASKEKVTAAFKIILSDPAVKGILVNIFGGIMRCDIIAEGIVAAAKEVNLSVPLVVRLEGTNVEEGKAILANSGLAIVPANDLGDAAKKIVAEVKQAA, from the coding sequence GTGAACATCCACGAATATCAGGCCAAGGAACTGCTCGCGAAGTTCGGCGTGCCCGTGCCCGCCGGCTATGCGGCGATGAGCGTCGAGGAGGCGGTCGCGGCCTCCAAGAAGCTGCCGGGGCCGCTCTACGTGGTGAAGGCGCAGATCCACGCCGGCGGCCGCGGCAAGGGCAAGTTCAAGGAGCTGCCGCCCGAGGCCAAGGGCGGCGTCCGCCTCGCCAAGACCGAGGACGAGGTCCGCACCGCGGCGACGGAGATGCTCGGCAACACCCTCGTCACCATCCAGACCGGCGAGCACGGCAAGCAGGTCAACCGCCTCTACGTGACCGACGGCGTCGACATCGCCAAGGAATTCTACCTGGCGCTGCTCGTCGACCGCGCCACCGGCCGGGTCGCCTTCGTCGTCTCGACCGAGGGCGGCATGGACATCGAGACCGTCGCGCATGACACGCCGGAGAAGATCCACACCTTCGACGTCGATCCCGCGACCGGCTTCATGCCCCACCACGGCCGTGCGGTCGCCAAGGCGCTCGGCCTGACCGGCGACCTCGCCAAGCAGGCGCAGAGCCTGGCCGGCAAGGTCTATCAGGCGTTCCTCGGCACCGACGCCTCGCAGATCGAGATCAACCCGCTCGCGGTCACCGACGACGGCAAGCTGATGGTGCTCGACGCCAAGGTCGGCTTCGATTCGAACGCGTCGTTCCGTCACAAGGACCTGATGGAGCTGCGCGACGAGACCGAGGAGGATCCGATGGAGCTCGAGGCGTCGAAGTACGACCTCGCCTACATCAAGCTCGACGGCGACATCGGCTGCATGGTCAACGGCGCCGGGCTCGCCATGGCGACGATGGACATCATCAAGCTCAACGGCATGTTCCCGGCCAACTTCCTCGACGTCGGCGGCGGCGCGTCGAAGGAGAAGGTGACCGCGGCGTTCAAGATCATCCTCAGCGATCCGGCGGTGAAGGGCATCCTCGTCAACATCTTCGGCGGCATCATGCGCTGCGACATCATCGCCGAGGGTATCGTCGCGGCGGCCAAGGAGGTGAACCTGTCGGTGCCGCTGGTCGTGCGCCTCGAGGGCACCAACGTCGAGGAAGGCAAGGCCATCCTCGCCAATTCGGGCCTCGCGATCGTCCCGGCCAACGACCTGGGCGACGCCGCCAAGAAGATCGTCGCCGAGGTGAAGCAGGCGGCATAA
- a CDS encoding MerR family transcriptional regulator, with translation MAAPDKAAGAFRTIGELSRETGIAQHILRYWETRFPQLKPLQRAGRRRYYRPEDVTLVRRIQHLLDHEGYTIRGVQKLLASESPAKGARSTRDAARAIRADLAAALEEDRR, from the coding sequence ATGGCCGCGCCGGACAAGGCGGCCGGAGCCTTCCGAACCATCGGCGAGCTGTCGCGCGAGACGGGGATCGCGCAGCATATCCTGCGCTACTGGGAAACGCGCTTTCCGCAATTGAAGCCGCTGCAGCGCGCCGGCCGCCGGCGCTATTATCGGCCCGAGGACGTGACGCTGGTCCGCCGCATCCAGCATCTGCTCGACCATGAGGGATATACGATCCGCGGCGTCCAGAAGCTGCTCGCGAGCGAGTCGCCGGCCAAGGGCGCGCGCAGCACGCGCGACGCGGCGCGGGCGATCCGTGCCGATCTCGCGGCGGCGCTGGAGGAAGATCGGCGGTAG
- a CDS encoding integration host factor subunit alpha, translating to MDMSGTLTRADLAEALHHEVGLSRADSSKLVEQILGHMCEALSRGENVKISGFGSFILRDKGERIGRNPKTGVEVPIAPRRVLTFRASQMMRDRIVEAG from the coding sequence ATGGACATGTCCGGAACGCTGACTCGGGCCGATCTTGCCGAAGCGCTGCACCATGAGGTGGGGCTGTCGCGGGCCGATTCGTCCAAGCTGGTCGAACAGATCCTCGGCCATATGTGCGAGGCGCTGTCGCGGGGCGAGAACGTCAAGATCTCCGGCTTCGGCAGCTTCATCCTTCGCGACAAGGGCGAGCGGATCGGCCGCAATCCCAAGACCGGCGTCGAGGTGCCGATCGCCCCGCGCCGCGTGCTCACCTTCCGCGCCAGCCAGATGATGCGCGACCGCATCGTCGAGGCCGGCTGA
- a CDS encoding beta-ketoacyl-ACP synthase III, producing the protein MTQRRSVILGTGSALPPRRVSNDELAQQVDTSDEWIVERTGIRFRHIAGPNETTATLATDAAKAALAAAGIAAQDIDLIVLATATPDQTFPASATKVQAALGIDDCVAFDVAAVCSGFLYALQVADSMIRAGAHSRALVIGAETFSRILDWEDRATCVLFGDGAGAIVLAAEEGSERGVLATRLHADGRHNELLYVDGGPSTTGTVGKLRMKGREVFRHAVVNLAAVMNESLSAAGLTSADVDWVVPHQANARILDATARKLGLAPEKVVVTVDEHANTSAASVPLALDTAVRDGRIKRGDLLVLEAMGGGFTWGAAVVRY; encoded by the coding sequence GTGACCCAACGGCGTTCGGTGATTCTCGGTACCGGATCGGCGCTGCCGCCGCGGCGCGTGTCGAACGACGAACTCGCGCAGCAGGTCGACACCTCCGACGAATGGATCGTCGAGCGCACCGGCATCCGCTTCCGCCATATCGCCGGACCGAACGAGACCACCGCGACCCTCGCCACCGACGCGGCCAAGGCAGCGCTCGCCGCGGCGGGCATAGCGGCGCAGGACATCGACCTCATCGTGCTGGCGACCGCCACCCCTGACCAGACCTTCCCCGCCTCGGCGACCAAGGTGCAGGCCGCGCTCGGCATCGACGATTGCGTCGCGTTCGACGTCGCCGCGGTGTGCTCGGGCTTCCTCTACGCGCTCCAGGTCGCCGATTCGATGATCCGTGCCGGCGCGCATTCCAGGGCGCTGGTGATCGGTGCGGAGACCTTCAGCCGCATCCTCGACTGGGAGGATCGCGCGACCTGCGTGCTGTTCGGCGACGGCGCCGGCGCGATCGTGCTGGCGGCGGAGGAGGGCTCGGAGCGTGGCGTGCTCGCGACCCGGCTCCACGCTGACGGGCGCCACAACGAGCTGCTCTACGTCGACGGCGGCCCCTCGACCACCGGCACGGTCGGCAAGCTCCGCATGAAGGGCCGCGAGGTGTTCCGCCACGCGGTGGTCAACCTCGCCGCGGTGATGAACGAATCGCTCTCGGCAGCGGGGCTGACGAGCGCCGACGTCGACTGGGTCGTCCCGCATCAGGCCAATGCCCGCATCCTCGACGCGACCGCGCGCAAGCTCGGCCTCGCGCCCGAGAAGGTGGTGGTGACGGTCGACGAGCACGCCAACACCTCCGCCGCCTCGGTGCCGCTCGCGCTCGACACGGCGGTCCGCGACGGCCGGATCAAGCGCGGCGACCTCCTCGTGCTCGAGGCGATGGGCGGCGGATTCACCTGGGGCGCGGCGGTCGTGCGTTATTGA
- the plsX gene encoding phosphate acyltransferase PlsX, whose amino-acid sequence MPPGSRIAVDAMGGDEGLAVMLAGVARARRKFDGMRFLLVGDEPAIREGLKTHPNLTAASEIVHAPELVASDAKPSAALRRAKTTSMGVAIDLVKQGRAAAAVSSGNTGALMAMAKLSLRTMPGIDRPALAAQLPSLGATDTVMLDLGANTECDARNLVQFAVMGAAYARTILDLESPRVALLNIGTEDLKGTDIIRDAAAQLRAADHLPLRFEGFIEGNSLSRGNVDVIVCDGFSGNIALKTAEGTARFVADLLRRAFQSSTRSKIGFLISRPATELLRNHLDPNNHNGAVFLGLNGLVVKSHGSANEVGVAHAIEVAAKMVRDDLTRRITEDLGNFEAQAA is encoded by the coding sequence ATGCCCCCCGGTTCGCGGATCGCCGTCGATGCGATGGGCGGCGACGAGGGGCTGGCGGTCATGCTCGCCGGCGTCGCGCGTGCGCGACGCAAGTTCGACGGGATGCGCTTCCTCCTCGTCGGTGACGAGCCGGCGATTCGCGAGGGGCTGAAGACCCACCCCAACCTCACCGCCGCGTCGGAGATCGTCCACGCGCCCGAGCTGGTCGCGTCCGACGCCAAGCCGAGCGCGGCGCTGCGCCGTGCCAAGACCACATCGATGGGCGTCGCGATCGACCTGGTGAAGCAGGGCCGCGCCGCCGCCGCCGTCTCCTCCGGCAACACCGGCGCGCTGATGGCGATGGCCAAGCTGTCGCTGCGCACCATGCCGGGCATCGACCGCCCCGCCCTCGCCGCGCAGCTGCCGAGCCTCGGCGCGACCGACACGGTAATGCTCGACCTCGGCGCCAACACCGAGTGCGACGCGCGCAACCTCGTTCAGTTCGCGGTGATGGGCGCCGCCTATGCGCGCACCATCCTCGACCTCGAAAGCCCGCGCGTCGCGCTGCTCAACATCGGCACCGAGGACCTGAAGGGCACCGACATCATCCGCGACGCCGCCGCCCAGCTGCGCGCGGCCGACCATCTGCCGTTGCGCTTCGAGGGGTTCATCGAGGGCAATTCGCTGTCGCGCGGCAATGTCGACGTGATCGTGTGCGACGGCTTCTCAGGCAACATCGCGCTCAAGACCGCCGAGGGCACCGCCCGCTTCGTCGCCGACCTGCTCCGCCGTGCGTTCCAGAGCTCGACGCGCTCGAAGATCGGCTTCCTGATCTCGCGCCCGGCGACCGAGCTCCTGCGCAACCATCTCGATCCCAACAACCACAACGGCGCGGTCTTCCTCGGCCTCAACGGGCTGGTGGTGAAGAGCCACGGCAGCGCCAACGAGGTCGGCGTCGCCCATGCGATCGAGGTCGCCGCCAAGATGGTGCGCGACGACCTCACCCGCCGCATCACCGAGGATCTCGGCAACTTCGAGGCCCAAGCAGCGTGA
- the rpmF gene encoding 50S ribosomal protein L32 yields the protein MAVPKRKTSPSRRGMRRAHDALAVESFQECPNCGELKRPHNLCPACGHYNGREIVSVEG from the coding sequence ATGGCCGTCCCCAAGAGAAAGACTTCGCCCTCGCGGCGTGGCATGCGCCGCGCGCACGACGCCCTTGCCGTCGAATCGTTCCAGGAATGCCCGAACTGCGGCGAGCTGAAGCGTCCGCACAATCTCTGCCCCGCTTGCGGCCACTACAACGGCCGTGAGATCGTGTCGGTCGAGGGCTGA
- a CDS encoding MAPEG family protein, whose translation MHVILPVALATAAAAALINLWIGVRVGRLRMAEKVMVGDGGNERLLAGMRAHANFVEYAPFVLILLALVELAAGTSAWLWAASIVFIAGRLLHVFGMEGWRPGRMIGIGATWAVLLGLAVYAAVLPFRSAPPVDATPVEVVPSA comes from the coding sequence ATGCACGTCATCCTGCCCGTCGCGCTCGCAACCGCCGCCGCTGCGGCATTGATCAACCTGTGGATCGGCGTGCGAGTCGGGCGGCTGCGGATGGCGGAGAAGGTGATGGTCGGCGACGGCGGCAATGAACGGCTGCTCGCGGGCATGCGCGCTCATGCCAATTTCGTCGAGTATGCGCCGTTCGTACTGATCCTGCTCGCGCTGGTCGAGCTGGCCGCCGGCACCTCGGCCTGGCTGTGGGCGGCGAGCATCGTCTTCATCGCCGGCCGGCTGCTGCATGTGTTCGGGATGGAGGGCTGGCGGCCGGGCCGGATGATCGGAATCGGTGCGACCTGGGCGGTGCTGCTGGGGCTCGCCGTCTATGCCGCCGTGCTGCCGTTCCGCAGCGCGCCGCCGGTGGACGCGACGCCGGTCGAAGTGGTGCCGTCGGCTTGA
- a CDS encoding MBL fold metallo-hydrolase produces MSEPPLRATIIPVTPLQQNCTLFWCTATKRAAVVDPGGDLPRIRSAIEQAGVTVEKILVTHGHLDHCGMAGPLAEELGVPIEGPHEADRFWIARLADDGRQWGLPTAPFEPDRWLVDGDTVTVGELTLDTWFTPGHTPGHVVFHHPPSKLAIVGDVLFQGSIGRTDFPMSDHQALIDSIVTKLWPMGDDTVFLPGHGQPSTIGRERASNPFVGDAVLA; encoded by the coding sequence ATGAGCGAACCGCCGCTCCGCGCCACCATCATCCCGGTCACGCCGCTCCAGCAGAACTGCACCTTGTTCTGGTGCACGGCCACGAAGCGCGCCGCGGTGGTCGATCCTGGCGGCGACCTGCCGCGCATCCGCTCGGCGATCGAGCAGGCGGGCGTGACGGTCGAGAAGATACTGGTCACCCACGGCCACCTCGATCATTGCGGCATGGCCGGCCCGCTGGCGGAGGAGCTCGGCGTACCGATCGAGGGGCCGCACGAGGCCGATCGCTTCTGGATCGCCCGGCTCGCCGACGACGGCAGGCAATGGGGCCTGCCCACCGCGCCGTTCGAGCCCGACCGCTGGCTGGTCGACGGCGACACGGTGACGGTGGGCGAGCTCACGCTCGACACCTGGTTCACGCCGGGCCACACGCCGGGCCACGTCGTCTTCCACCATCCGCCGTCGAAGCTGGCGATCGTCGGCGACGTACTGTTCCAGGGCTCGATCGGGCGGACGGATTTCCCGATGAGCGATCATCAGGCGCTGATCGACTCGATCGTCACCAAGCTATGGCCGATGGGAGACGACACGGTGTTCCTCCCGGGTCACGGCCAGCCGAGCACCATCGGCCGCGAGCGCGCGAGCAATCCGTTCGTCGGGGATGCGGTGCTGGCCTAG
- a CDS encoding S9 family peptidase has protein sequence MRLTFAIALLAATPAAAQVTPPAALTADGVPPIPESLTDATRPYLEARSAAVVDWNPIDKSLLISTRFANTAQLHSVAAPLAMRRQISFEADRIAGAHYSKAGDVLVVQKDVGGNEFFQLYTLKDGRLGLITDGKSRNEFGAFSKDGKWVGYSSTRRNGADSDLYVVDPRDPQSDRLVAQVKGGGWSILDFAPDGRRAVVANYISVEKSDLYELDLAGGKLTPLTDLQAKVAYSGAHYAPDGTLWVLSDEGSDFQRLGTLKGGKFAAVAPEPRWDVEEFAIAEDGSFIAYLVNEDGFSRLKLLDPKTGQAREVKLPTGVASGLEIAPWGAVALTLSGPKVPGDAFVVDPRTLAVVQWTESETGGLDPKANADAELVKIRSFDGEEVSGFLLRPDPARFPGKRPLIVNIHGGPEGQERPDYYGTTNYLINELGIAVFYPNVRGSTGFGKRFVGLDNGPFKREDSVKDIGAFLDRLAADPAIDAGRIAVTGGSYGGYMCYATAIRYGARLKGANCVVAISNFVTFLENTQSYRRDLRRVEYGDERDPKQRAKLVEISPLTRVNELRIPLMVVTGANDPRVPASEAEQIVKAVRANGGQVWHLLAADEGHGYAKKANRDFAYLAGLMFWRQTLLGDMPK, from the coding sequence ATGCGCCTGACGTTCGCCATCGCCTTGCTCGCCGCCACCCCGGCCGCCGCTCAGGTGACGCCGCCCGCCGCGCTCACCGCCGACGGCGTGCCGCCGATTCCGGAGAGCCTGACCGATGCGACGCGGCCCTATCTCGAGGCCCGTTCGGCGGCGGTGGTCGACTGGAACCCGATCGACAAATCGCTGCTGATCTCGACCCGCTTCGCCAACACCGCCCAGCTCCACAGCGTCGCCGCCCCGCTGGCGATGCGCCGCCAGATCAGCTTCGAGGCCGACCGCATCGCCGGCGCGCACTATTCCAAGGCCGGCGACGTACTGGTGGTGCAGAAGGACGTCGGCGGCAACGAGTTCTTCCAGCTCTACACGCTGAAGGACGGGCGCCTCGGCCTGATCACCGACGGCAAGAGCCGCAACGAATTCGGCGCGTTCAGCAAGGACGGCAAATGGGTCGGCTATTCCTCGACCCGCCGCAACGGCGCCGACAGCGACCTCTATGTCGTCGATCCGCGCGATCCCCAGAGCGATCGCCTCGTTGCGCAGGTGAAGGGCGGCGGCTGGTCGATCCTCGATTTCGCACCCGACGGGCGGCGTGCCGTCGTCGCCAACTACATCTCGGTCGAGAAGAGCGACCTCTACGAGCTCGACCTCGCCGGCGGCAAGCTGACGCCGCTCACCGACCTCCAGGCCAAGGTCGCCTACAGCGGTGCGCACTACGCCCCCGACGGCACGCTCTGGGTGCTGAGCGACGAGGGATCGGATTTCCAGCGCCTCGGCACGCTGAAGGGCGGCAAGTTCGCCGCCGTCGCGCCCGAACCCAGATGGGACGTCGAGGAATTCGCGATTGCCGAGGACGGCAGCTTCATCGCCTATCTCGTGAACGAGGACGGGTTCAGCAGGCTGAAGCTGCTCGATCCCAAGACCGGCCAGGCGCGCGAGGTAAAGCTGCCCACCGGCGTCGCCAGCGGGCTGGAGATCGCCCCATGGGGCGCGGTCGCGCTGACGCTGAGCGGGCCCAAGGTGCCGGGCGACGCCTTCGTGGTCGATCCCAGGACGCTGGCAGTCGTTCAATGGACCGAGAGCGAGACCGGCGGCCTCGATCCCAAGGCCAATGCCGACGCCGAGCTCGTCAAGATCAGGAGCTTCGACGGCGAGGAGGTCTCCGGCTTCCTGCTCCGGCCCGATCCCGCCAGGTTCCCTGGCAAGCGCCCGCTGATCGTCAACATCCACGGCGGGCCCGAGGGGCAGGAGCGGCCGGACTATTACGGCACCACCAACTATCTCATCAACGAGCTCGGCATCGCCGTCTTCTATCCCAACGTGCGCGGCTCGACCGGCTTCGGCAAGCGCTTCGTCGGCCTCGACAACGGCCCGTTCAAGCGCGAGGATTCGGTGAAGGACATCGGCGCCTTCCTCGACCGCCTTGCCGCCGACCCCGCGATCGATGCGGGCCGCATCGCCGTCACCGGCGGCAGCTACGGCGGCTATATGTGCTATGCGACCGCGATCCGCTACGGCGCGCGGCTCAAGGGCGCGAACTGCGTCGTCGCCATTTCCAACTTCGTGACCTTCCTCGAGAACACCCAGTCATACCGTCGCGACCTGCGCCGCGTCGAATATGGCGACGAGCGTGACCCGAAGCAGCGCGCGAAGCTGGTCGAGATCTCCCCGCTCACCCGCGTGAACGAGCTCCGGATCCCGCTGATGGTGGTGACGGGGGCCAACGACCCGCGCGTGCCGGCTTCGGAGGCCGAGCAGATCGTCAAGGCGGTGCGCGCGAACGGCGGGCAGGTGTGGCACCTGCTGGCGGCGGACGAGGGCCATGGCTATGCCAAGAAGGCGAACCGCGACTTCGCCTATCTCGCCGGCCTGATGTTCTGGCGGCAGACCCTGCTCGGAGACATGCCGAAATGA
- a CDS encoding aminotransferase class IV, whose translation MTRAEGHVLSNIMTALPDIVATMSFDPLGGIADLERHLDGMKEQAEALHYPFNRHMVRNELQAATFRIRYPRRVRLLLGPSGALAIEISPLAVAKERETRL comes from the coding sequence GTGACGCGCGCGGAGGGGCATGTCCTCAGCAACATCATGACCGCGCTGCCCGATATTGTCGCCACCATGTCCTTCGATCCGCTTGGCGGGATCGCCGACCTCGAACGTCATCTCGACGGGATGAAGGAGCAGGCCGAGGCGCTCCACTATCCGTTCAACCGCCACATGGTCCGGAACGAATTGCAGGCGGCGACCTTCCGCATCCGCTATCCGCGCCGGGTGCGGCTGCTGCTGGGGCCCTCGGGCGCGCTGGCGATCGAGATTTCGCCGCTCGCGGTTGCGAAGGAGCGCGAGACGCGCCTATAG
- a CDS encoding pyridoxal phosphate-dependent aminotransferase, translating into MKPSAALGRIQPSATLAMTSRVFELKRQGVDVIGLGAGEPDFDTPEHVKEAGIRAIRDGKTKYTNVDGTPELKQAIVDKFARDNNLTYGTDQVTVNVGGKHTLFNAIVATVDPGDEVIVPAPYWVSYPDVVQFAGGTPVFVEAGVKQGYKLRPEQLEAAITPRTKWVILNSPSNPTGAAYSEAELKALGEVLARHPHVWVFADDMYEHIVYDGFTFRTIAEVCPELYERTLTVNGCSKAYAMTGWRIGFAGGAAWLIKAMAKLQSQSTSNPCSIAQAAAVAALTGPQDFLKERAAAFQSRRDLVVSMLNQATGIHCPRPEGAFYVYPDVSGLIGKTTPGGKAIASDEDLIGYFLDDARVAAVHGAAFGLSPAMRISYATSESALREACERIQTAAAALR; encoded by the coding sequence ATGAAGCCCTCCGCCGCGCTCGGCCGCATCCAGCCCTCCGCCACGCTGGCGATGACCAGCCGCGTGTTCGAGCTGAAGCGCCAGGGCGTCGACGTGATCGGCCTCGGCGCGGGCGAGCCCGACTTCGACACGCCCGAGCATGTCAAGGAAGCGGGCATCCGGGCGATCCGCGACGGCAAGACCAAATACACCAACGTCGACGGCACGCCCGAGCTCAAGCAGGCGATCGTCGACAAGTTCGCGCGTGACAACAACCTGACCTACGGTACCGACCAGGTGACGGTGAACGTCGGCGGCAAGCACACGCTGTTCAACGCGATCGTCGCGACGGTCGATCCCGGCGACGAGGTGATCGTGCCGGCGCCCTATTGGGTGAGCTATCCCGACGTCGTCCAGTTCGCCGGCGGCACGCCGGTGTTCGTCGAGGCGGGGGTCAAGCAGGGCTACAAGCTGCGCCCCGAGCAGCTCGAGGCGGCGATCACGCCGCGGACCAAGTGGGTGATCCTCAACTCGCCGTCGAACCCGACCGGTGCCGCCTACAGCGAAGCGGAGCTGAAGGCGCTGGGCGAGGTGCTCGCGCGCCATCCGCACGTCTGGGTGTTCGCCGACGACATGTACGAGCACATCGTCTACGACGGCTTCACCTTCCGCACCATCGCCGAGGTCTGTCCGGAGCTCTACGAGCGCACGCTGACGGTGAACGGCTGCTCCAAGGCCTATGCGATGACCGGCTGGCGGATCGGCTTTGCCGGCGGCGCGGCCTGGCTGATCAAGGCGATGGCCAAGCTCCAGTCGCAGTCGACCAGCAATCCCTGCTCGATCGCGCAGGCGGCGGCGGTGGCGGCGCTGACCGGGCCGCAGGATTTCCTCAAGGAGCGCGCGGCCGCCTTCCAGTCGCGGCGGGACCTGGTCGTCTCGATGCTGAACCAGGCGACCGGCATCCATTGCCCGCGGCCTGAGGGCGCCTTCTACGTCTATCCCGACGTCTCCGGCCTGATCGGCAAGACCACGCCGGGCGGCAAGGCCATCGCCAGCGACGAAGACCTCATCGGCTATTTCCTCGACGATGCGCGGGTGGCGGCGGTGCATGGCGCCGCCTTCGGCCTCTCGCCGGCGATGCGGATCAGCTATGCGACCTCGGAGAGTGCGCTGCGCGAGGCGTGCGAGCGCATCCAGACCGCGGCGGCGGCGCTTCGCTGA
- the msrA gene encoding peptide-methionine (S)-S-oxide reductase MsrA has product MRWPLLAGTIAAGVAAMAMPGHAERAVPIPPPARDVVARPGLQNAVLAGGCFWGMEAVFEHVKGVRAVVSGYAGGSRGSASYDQVSTERTGHAEAVRIVYDPKQVSYGTLLRIYFSVAHDPTQVNGQVPDQGPSYRSAIFPQNAAQKLVAEQYIAQLTRAHAFPKPIATKIESGGFFPAEAYHQDFARRNPNHPYIVRWDRPKVAAFRAAFPALAL; this is encoded by the coding sequence ATGCGCTGGCCGCTCCTCGCCGGAACGATCGCGGCGGGAGTGGCGGCTATGGCGATGCCGGGACACGCCGAGCGCGCGGTGCCGATCCCGCCGCCGGCCCGCGATGTCGTCGCCAGGCCGGGGCTGCAGAATGCGGTGCTGGCCGGCGGCTGCTTCTGGGGCATGGAAGCGGTGTTCGAGCATGTGAAAGGCGTACGCGCGGTCGTCAGTGGCTACGCCGGCGGCTCGCGCGGTTCCGCCAGCTACGATCAGGTCTCGACCGAGCGCACCGGCCATGCCGAGGCGGTGAGGATCGTCTATGATCCCAAGCAGGTGAGCTACGGTACGCTGCTGCGCATCTATTTCTCGGTCGCGCACGATCCGACGCAGGTGAACGGGCAGGTTCCCGATCAGGGCCCCAGCTATCGCTCGGCGATCTTTCCGCAGAATGCGGCGCAGAAGCTGGTGGCGGAGCAGTATATCGCCCAGCTCACCCGTGCCCATGCCTTTCCCAAGCCGATCGCGACGAAGATCGAGAGCGGCGGATTCTTCCCGGCGGAGGCCTATCACCAGGATTTCGCGCGGCGGAATCCGAACCACCCGTACATCGTGCGCTGGGACCGGCCGAAGGTGGCGGCGTTCCGGGCGGCGTTTCCGGCGCTGGCCCTATAA